In one window of Musa acuminata AAA Group cultivar baxijiao chromosome BXJ3-2, Cavendish_Baxijiao_AAA, whole genome shotgun sequence DNA:
- the LOC103974800 gene encoding E3 ubiquitin-protein ligase AIRP2-like isoform X2 — protein sequence MRMSYSSAAHLFLFLVQWTDCSLAGALGLLRIMIYKVHIDGSTTMSTHERKASIKEFYAVIFPSLLQLQKGISDMEDKKQKAVCLERYRRRDDNERKQFSEIDAEREEECGICMEMNSKIVLPNCSHVMCMKCYREWNSRSQSCPFCRDSLKRVDSGDLWVYVDHRDVVDMAMLMRDSIRRLIMYIKKLPVVVPESVIDAYDSHVR from the exons ATGCGAATGTCATACAGTTCAGCTGCccatttgtttctttttcttgtgcAGTGGACAGATTGTAGCCTTGCTGGGGCACTTGGGCTCCTCAGAATTATGATATATAAG GTTCACATTGATGGATCAACGACTATGTCAACTCATGAAAGAAAAGCTAGCATTAAAGAGTTCTATG CTGTAATTTTCCCCTCCTTGCTTCAACTACAAAAAGGTATATCTGATATGGAAGACAAAAAACAAAAGGCAGTATGCTTGGAGAGATACAGACGAAGAGATGACAATGAACGGAAGCAGTTCTCTGAAATAGATGCTGAAAGAGAAGAGGAATGTGGGATTTGCATGGAGATGAACAGCAAAATTGTATTGCCCAATTGCAGCCACGTGATGTGTATGAAATGCTACAGAGAATG GAACTCAAGATCACAGTCGTGTCCCTTCTGTCGTGATAGCCTCAAGAGAGTAGACTCTGGCGATTTATGGGTATACGTGGATCACAGAGATGTAGTTGACATGGCAATGCTGATGCGCGACAGCATCAGACGCCTAATCATGTACATAAAAAAGTTGCCAGTGGTCGTTCCAGAGTCCGTCATCGATGCTTATGATTCTCATGTTAGGTGA
- the LOC103974800 gene encoding E3 ubiquitin-protein ligase AIRP2-like isoform X1: MLSGGSMRKSFKDSLKVLEADIQHANTLASDFPTDYDGACLQMRMSYSSAAHLFLFLVQWTDCSLAGALGLLRIMIYKVHIDGSTTMSTHERKASIKEFYAVIFPSLLQLQKGISDMEDKKQKAVCLERYRRRDDNERKQFSEIDAEREEECGICMEMNSKIVLPNCSHVMCMKCYREWNSRSQSCPFCRDSLKRVDSGDLWVYVDHRDVVDMAMLMRDSIRRLIMYIKKLPVVVPESVIDAYDSHVR; encoded by the exons ATGTTGTCCGGTGGTTCCATGCGGAAATCATTCAAGGACTCACTGAAGGTTCTTGAAGCTGACATACAGCACGCAAACACTTT GGCTTCGGATTTCCCTACAGACTATGATGGTGCATGCCTTCAAATGCGAATGTCATACAGTTCAGCTGCccatttgtttctttttcttgtgcAGTGGACAGATTGTAGCCTTGCTGGGGCACTTGGGCTCCTCAGAATTATGATATATAAG GTTCACATTGATGGATCAACGACTATGTCAACTCATGAAAGAAAAGCTAGCATTAAAGAGTTCTATG CTGTAATTTTCCCCTCCTTGCTTCAACTACAAAAAGGTATATCTGATATGGAAGACAAAAAACAAAAGGCAGTATGCTTGGAGAGATACAGACGAAGAGATGACAATGAACGGAAGCAGTTCTCTGAAATAGATGCTGAAAGAGAAGAGGAATGTGGGATTTGCATGGAGATGAACAGCAAAATTGTATTGCCCAATTGCAGCCACGTGATGTGTATGAAATGCTACAGAGAATG GAACTCAAGATCACAGTCGTGTCCCTTCTGTCGTGATAGCCTCAAGAGAGTAGACTCTGGCGATTTATGGGTATACGTGGATCACAGAGATGTAGTTGACATGGCAATGCTGATGCGCGACAGCATCAGACGCCTAATCATGTACATAAAAAAGTTGCCAGTGGTCGTTCCAGAGTCCGTCATCGATGCTTATGATTCTCATGTTAGGTGA
- the LOC103974830 gene encoding mediator of RNA polymerase II transcription subunit 16 isoform X1: MSTPASTPPPPPPPPPPPPLPSLPKDPPPETDQTAPKDGGAAGAGGAREGRASEGDAGVEVESGVEKKAEDGDHPMDGGDAPPPPPPATVFRIRLKQPPSSLRHKMSVPELCRNFSAVAWCGNLNAIACASETCARIPSSTTNPPFWIPIHIVNPERPTECAVFNVKADSPRDSVQFIEWSPRSCPRALLVANFHGRITIWTQPSQGPVNLVRDASCWHCGYEWKQDLAVVTKWLSGMNPYRSLPSNSSTLASTKSTFEEKFLSQQSQNSVRWPSFLCVCSVFSSGSIQLHWAQWPPALNDAEPKWFSTSKGLLGAGPSGIMAADAIITESGTMHVAGVPLVNPSTVVVWEVMPGPGNGFQATAKINTGCAVPPSLNPPSWKGYAPLSAYLFSLQEYFIAEEKQGKRLTDHEINEVASLHCSPVSNFSAYVSPEAAAQSAATTTWGSGVTAVAFDPTRGGSVITVVIVEGQYMSPYDPDEGPSITGWRVQCWESSLQPVVLHPIFGNPASSFGGQPPMQTVWLTRVNKSIPPTDDLRNPQTCSAKPMISDELNSSDSSVERANRLSFDPYDLPNDVRQLAQIVYSAHGGEVAVAFLRGGVHIFSGANFNPVDSYHINVGSTIAAPAFSSTSCCLASVWHDTIKDRMILKIIRVLPPAIGSSQSKVNSATWERAIADRFWWSLLVGVDWWDAVGCTQSAAEDGIVSLNSVIAVLDADFHSLPSIQHRQQHGPNLDRIKCRLLEGTNAQDVRALVLDMQARLLLDMLGKGIESALINPATLLLEPWQASGETLSAIDADKMVVEQALVSSIQAYVDAVLDLASHFITRLRRYASFCRTLASHAVGASSGASGARSMVASPTHSSTSATSQGSQSGVPSASGNSQMQAWVQGAIAKISNNADGGSSTAQNPISGPSSFMPISINTGTFPGTPAVRLIGDCHFLHRLCQLLLFCLIFRRRQSPRFIGNFQKNPDSSLQKAQPVFNGKVDDSSAISRPTIGVAKTEEGQAVRSGQLIVGAKGLEEGSTNKSVRFGSGNAGQGYTSEEVKVLFLILVDLCRRTAALQHPLPASQVGASNIIIRLHYIDGNYTVLPEVVEASLGPHMQNMPRPRGADAAGLLLRELELHPPAEDWHRRNMFGGPWSDPDDLGPLDNTLKPKLGGSLSSSITNFVEGHNDYSGAQGLWPRKRRSSERDAAFGLKTSVGLGSYLGIMGSRRDVITAVWKTGLGGVWYKCIRCLRQTCAFAQPGDPNPQNEREAWWISRWAHGCPMCGGAWVRVV, encoded by the exons ATGAGCACCCCCGCATCAACCCCTCCCCCgccccctccacctcctcctcctcctcctcttccttcgctGCCCAAAGACCCGCCGCCGGAGACGGACCAGACCGCGCCGAAGGATGGCGGCGCCGCCGGAGCCGGCGGCGCGAGAGAAGGCCGGGCTTCCGAGGGCGATGCGGGTGTCGAGGTGGAGAGTGGAGTAGAGAAGAAGGCCGAGGACGGAGATCACCCGATGGACGGCGGAGACGCGCCCCCGCCGCCTCCCCCTGCGACCGTGTTCCGGATTAGGCTCAAGCAGCCCCCGTCCAGCCTTCGGCATAAGATGAGCGTCCCGGAGCTCTGCCGCAACTTCAG TGCAGTTGCTTGGTGCGGGAATCTGAATGCTATTGCTTGCGCATCAGAGACATGCGCTAGAATACCAAG TTCTACTACAAATCCTCCATTTTGGATTCCAATACACATTGTCAACCCTGAGCGACCCACAGAATGTGCTGTTTTCAATGTCAAAGCTG ATTCTCCACGGGATTCAGTTCAATTTATTGAATGGTCTCCTAGATCCTGCCCTCGTGCCTTATTGGTGGCAAATTTTCATGGAAGGATCACGATATGGACTCAGCCTTCTCAA GGCCCAGTGAACCTTGTACGAGATGCTAGTTGTTGGCATTGTGGCTATGAATGGAAACAAGATCTTGCTGTTGTAACCAAATGGTTGTCAGGGATGAATCCA TATCGGTCACTTCCTTCAAATTCAAGTACCTTGGCCAGCACAAAGTCAACCTTTGAGGAAAAGTTTCTTTCACAACAGTCTCAAAATTCAG TGAGGTGGCCATCTTTTCTTTGTGTTTGCTCAGTTTTTTCATCTGGCTCTATCCAACTTCACTGGGCACAGTGGCCTCCTGCACTAAATGATGCAGAACCAAAATGGTTTTCTACAAGCAAAGGGCTGTTAGGAGCAGGACCCAGTGGCATAATGGCTGCTGATGCTATTATTACAGAATCTGGAACTATGCATGTGGCTGGCGTCCCACTTGTAAATCCATCTACAGTTGTTGTCTGGGAGGTTATGCCAGGCCCTGGAAATGGTTTCCAAGCTACGGCAAAGATAAATACTGGGTGTGCTGTTCCTCCGTCTTTAAACCCCCCATCTTGGAAAGGTTATGCACCTTTATCTGCATACTTGTTTAGTTTACAGGAGTATTTTATTGCTGAAGAAAAGCAAGGAAAAAGGCTAACAGATCATGAGATCAATGAGGTTGCCTCACTTCATTGCTCACCTGTTTCAAACTTTTCTGCCTATGTGAGTCCCGAGGCTGCAGCACAGTCTGCTGCAACCACTACATGGGGATCCGGAGTTACTGCAGTTGCTTTTGATCCCACTCGGGGAGGGTCTGTCATCACTGTTGTAATTGTTGAAG GGCAGTATATGTCCCCTTATGATCCAGATGAAGGGCCTTCAATTACAGGATGGAGGGTCCAGTGTTGGGAATCTTCACTTCAACCTGTTGTTCTTCATCCAATATTTGGAAATCCTGCTTCTAGTTTTGGTGGGCAACCACCTATGCAGACAGTGTGGTTAACTAGAGTTAATAAAAGCATTCCACCAACAGACGATTTAAGGAACCCTCAAACCTGTTCTGCTAAGCCAATGATATCTGATGAACTAAACTCGTCAGACTCCAGTGTTGAGAGAGCGAATAGGCTCAGCTTCGATCCCTATGATCTCCCAAATGATGTTAGACAGTTAGCTCAAATTGTGTATTCTGCTCATGGAGGAGAGGTTGCTGTTGCTTTTCTTAGGGGTGGAGTACACATATTTTCTGGTGCAAACTTCAATCCTGTTGATAGTTATCATATAAATGTGGGTTCAACCATTGCTGCACCTGCTTTCTCATCCACCAGCTGCTGTTTAGCCTCTGTTTGGCATGACACAATCAAGGACCGGATGATACTGAAGATAATTCGTGTTCTTCCCCCTGCTATTGGTTCCTCACAATCTAAAGTCAACTCAGCTACTTGGGAACGAGCTATTGCTGATAG GTTTTGGTGGAGTCTTTTAGTCGGGGTTGATTGGTGGGATGCTGTTGGCTGCACACAAAGTGCTGCTGAGGATGGTATTG TGTCTCTTAATAGTGTGATCGCTGTCTTGGATGCGGACTTCCATTCTCTACCATCTATTCAACACAGGCAACAACATGGTCCT AACCTTGATAGGATAAAATGCAGGCTTTTGGAAGGTACAAATGCTCAAGATGTTAGAGCACTTGTATTGGATATGCAAGCAAGATTATTACTGGACATGTTGGGTAAGGGAATTGAATCTGCTCTTATAAATCCTGCAACCTTGTTACTTGAACCTTGGCAAGCATCCGGTGAGACATTATCTGCCATTGATGCTGACAAAATGGTTGTTGAGCAAGCTTTGGTTTCAAGCATACAG GCATATGTTGATGCTGTCCTTGATCTAGCTTCACATTTCATCACACGCTTGCGTCGTTATGCTAGTTTTTGTCGTACTTTGGCTAGTCATGCAGTTGGAGCTTCCTCTGGTGCTAGTGGTGCACGTAGTATGGTGGCAAGCCCCACCCACAGTTCTACCTCTGCAACAAGTCAGG GTTCCCAAAGTGGAGTTCCAAGTGCAAGTGGAAATTCTCAAATGCAAGCATGGGTTCAAGGTGCCATTGCTAAAATCAGCAACAATGCTGATGGAGGATCCTCGACTGCTCAAAATCCGATCAGTGGGCCATCTTCCTTCATGCCCATTAGCATCAATACTGGGACTTTTCCTGGAACACCTGCCGTCAGGCTTATTGGAGACTGCCATTTTCTTCACAGGCTATGCCAGTTGTTGCTTTTTTGTCTAATATTCCGCCGAAGGCAATCACCACGTTTTATAGGAAACTTTCAGAAGAACCCAGACTCTAGCTTGCAGAAAGCCCAGCCTGTTTTTAATGGAAAAGTAGATGATAGCAGTGCAATATCCAGACCAACTATTGGAGTTGCAAAAACTGAAGAAGGCCAGGCAGTTAGGTCTGGACAATTGATTGTTGGAGCAAAGGGGCTTGAAGAAGGCTCTACCAACAAGTCTGTAAGGTTTGGTTCTGGTAATGCAGGGCAAGGCTACACATCGGAGGAG GTGAAGGTACTTTTTCTCATTCTGGTAGATCTCTGCCGAAGAACAGCTGCCCTTCAGCACCCACTGCCTGCTTCTCAGGTTGGTGCAAGCAATATAATCATACGGTTACACTATATTGATGGGAACTATACCGTGCTGCCTGAAGTTGTTGAAGCATCACTTGGGCCACACATGCAG AATATGCCTCGTCCCAGGGGAGCTGATGCTGCTGGGCTACTACTCCGTGAGCTAGAATTACACCCTCCAGCTGAAGACTGGCATAGACGGAATATGTTTGGTGGTCCCTGGTCAGATCCAGATGATCTTGGTCCTTTGGATAACACACTGAAACCTAAGCTAGGTGGCTCTTTGAGCTCCTCTATAACTAATTTTGTAGAAGGTCACAATGACTATTCTGGAGCCCAGGGCCTCTGGCCGAGGAAGCGTAGGTCCTCCGAGAGGGATGCAGCATTTGGATTGAAGACCTCTGTGGGCCTTGGATCTTATCTGGGTATTATGGGATCTCGAAGGGATGTCATTACAGCTGTTTGGAAAACCGGTCTTGGAGGAGTATGGTACAAG TGCATAAGATGTTTGCGTCAGACTTGTGCATTTGCGCAACCTGGTGATCCCAATCCTCAGAACGAACGTGAAGCATGGTGGATCAGCCGTTGGGCTCATGGCTGTCCGATGTGCGGTGGCGCATGGGTCCGAGTAGTGTAG
- the LOC103974819 gene encoding CBS domain-containing protein CBSX5, giving the protein MAVSLVSNEVSDLCIGKPALRSLPLSAAVVGDALFALRGSGEPHLAVVSADRDAPDKKAVTGKLCVADVICYLCSDGNLESPTVALERPVSVLLSKGAGLVRRVERQFSVLEALDLILDGAQNLVVPIGSVGRKKLHHGGGGATVEYCWLTHEDFVRYFLNSIAVFSPIATLSIDAVGLVRSATALTVRHDEPGLALLPVLRRALSEQAAVAVVTDDGRLLGEISPLALSACDLMAVTLAAGVATLTAGDLMAFVDYYGSPPESLVRAIREGLKEKGLQEMLELMEDVLSSFSHSSSSPSASSSSSSDEESCGGRLPRRLRSRSFSMGRRSEEPEVCHPGNSLVAVMVQALAHRVSYLWVVDEDDYSLIGIVTFADMLRVFREQLQPSL; this is encoded by the exons ATGGCAGTGAGCTTGGTGTCGAATGAGGTGTCGGACCTCTGCATCGGGAAGCCAGCGTTGAGATCGCTGCCGCTCTCCGCGGCCGTCGTCGGCGACGCCCTCTTCGCCCTCAGGGGAAGCGGCGAGCCCCACCTTGCCGTGGTCTCCGCAGACCGGGACGCGCCGGACAAGAAGGCCGTCACCGGGAAGCTCTGCGTCGCGGACGTCATCTGCTACCTCTGCTCCGACGGCAACCTCGAGTCGCCGACCGTTGCGCTCGAGCGGCCCGTCTCCGTCCTCCTTTCCAAGGGCGCCGGCCTCGTCCGCCGCGTTGAGCGGCAGTTCAG CGTATTGGAAGCTCTCGATTTGATCCTCGACGGAGCGCAGAACCTTGTGGTCCCCATTGGCTCCGTCGGCCGGAAGAAGCTCCACCACGGCGGTGGCGGGGCCACCGTCGAATACTGCTGGCTGACACATGAGGACTTCGTCCGCTACTTCCTTAACTCCATCGCCGTCTTCTCCCCCATTGCCACGCTCTCCATCGATGCCGTCGGCCTCGTCCGCTCCGCCACCGCCCTCACCGTCCGCCACGACGAGCCCGGACTCGCCCTCCTCCCTGTCCTCCGCCGCGCTCTCTCCGAACAGGCCGCGGTGGCCGTTGTCACCGACGACGGCCGACTGCTGGGCGAGATCTCCCCCTTGGCTCTTTCTGCCTGCGACCTCATGGCCGTGACCTTGGCTGCCGGCGTCGCAACCCTCACGGCAGGCGACCTCATGGCCTTTGTCGACTACTATGGCTCGCCACCGGAGTCCCTCGTCCGCGCAATTAGAGAAGGACTGAAGGAGAAGGGGTTGCAGGAGATGCTTGAACTAATGGAAGACGTGTTGTCCTCGTTCTCCCACTCGTCCTCGTCGCCgtcggcctcctcctcctcctcatccgacGAGGAGTCATGCGGGGGAAGGCTGCCGAGGAGGCTGAGGTCGAGGAGCTTCTCCATGGGGAGGAGATCGGAGGAGCCGGAGGTGTGCCACCCCGGGAACTCGCTGGTGGCCGTGATGGTCCAGGCGCTGGCGCACCGGGTTAGCTATCTGTGGGTCGTCGACGAAGACGACTATAGCCTCATCGGCATCGTCACGTTTGCCGACATGCTGAGGGTTTTCCGAGAGCAGCTGCAGCCATCTCTGTAA
- the LOC103974830 gene encoding mediator of RNA polymerase II transcription subunit 16 isoform X2 — protein sequence MYRSLPSNSSTLASTKSTFEEKFLSQQSQNSVRWPSFLCVCSVFSSGSIQLHWAQWPPALNDAEPKWFSTSKGLLGAGPSGIMAADAIITESGTMHVAGVPLVNPSTVVVWEVMPGPGNGFQATAKINTGCAVPPSLNPPSWKGYAPLSAYLFSLQEYFIAEEKQGKRLTDHEINEVASLHCSPVSNFSAYVSPEAAAQSAATTTWGSGVTAVAFDPTRGGSVITVVIVEGQYMSPYDPDEGPSITGWRVQCWESSLQPVVLHPIFGNPASSFGGQPPMQTVWLTRVNKSIPPTDDLRNPQTCSAKPMISDELNSSDSSVERANRLSFDPYDLPNDVRQLAQIVYSAHGGEVAVAFLRGGVHIFSGANFNPVDSYHINVGSTIAAPAFSSTSCCLASVWHDTIKDRMILKIIRVLPPAIGSSQSKVNSATWERAIADRFWWSLLVGVDWWDAVGCTQSAAEDGIVSLNSVIAVLDADFHSLPSIQHRQQHGPNLDRIKCRLLEGTNAQDVRALVLDMQARLLLDMLGKGIESALINPATLLLEPWQASGETLSAIDADKMVVEQALVSSIQAYVDAVLDLASHFITRLRRYASFCRTLASHAVGASSGASGARSMVASPTHSSTSATSQGSQSGVPSASGNSQMQAWVQGAIAKISNNADGGSSTAQNPISGPSSFMPISINTGTFPGTPAVRLIGDCHFLHRLCQLLLFCLIFRRRQSPRFIGNFQKNPDSSLQKAQPVFNGKVDDSSAISRPTIGVAKTEEGQAVRSGQLIVGAKGLEEGSTNKSVRFGSGNAGQGYTSEEVKVLFLILVDLCRRTAALQHPLPASQVGASNIIIRLHYIDGNYTVLPEVVEASLGPHMQNMPRPRGADAAGLLLRELELHPPAEDWHRRNMFGGPWSDPDDLGPLDNTLKPKLGGSLSSSITNFVEGHNDYSGAQGLWPRKRRSSERDAAFGLKTSVGLGSYLGIMGSRRDVITAVWKTGLGGVWYKCIRCLRQTCAFAQPGDPNPQNEREAWWISRWAHGCPMCGGAWVRVV from the exons ATG TATCGGTCACTTCCTTCAAATTCAAGTACCTTGGCCAGCACAAAGTCAACCTTTGAGGAAAAGTTTCTTTCACAACAGTCTCAAAATTCAG TGAGGTGGCCATCTTTTCTTTGTGTTTGCTCAGTTTTTTCATCTGGCTCTATCCAACTTCACTGGGCACAGTGGCCTCCTGCACTAAATGATGCAGAACCAAAATGGTTTTCTACAAGCAAAGGGCTGTTAGGAGCAGGACCCAGTGGCATAATGGCTGCTGATGCTATTATTACAGAATCTGGAACTATGCATGTGGCTGGCGTCCCACTTGTAAATCCATCTACAGTTGTTGTCTGGGAGGTTATGCCAGGCCCTGGAAATGGTTTCCAAGCTACGGCAAAGATAAATACTGGGTGTGCTGTTCCTCCGTCTTTAAACCCCCCATCTTGGAAAGGTTATGCACCTTTATCTGCATACTTGTTTAGTTTACAGGAGTATTTTATTGCTGAAGAAAAGCAAGGAAAAAGGCTAACAGATCATGAGATCAATGAGGTTGCCTCACTTCATTGCTCACCTGTTTCAAACTTTTCTGCCTATGTGAGTCCCGAGGCTGCAGCACAGTCTGCTGCAACCACTACATGGGGATCCGGAGTTACTGCAGTTGCTTTTGATCCCACTCGGGGAGGGTCTGTCATCACTGTTGTAATTGTTGAAG GGCAGTATATGTCCCCTTATGATCCAGATGAAGGGCCTTCAATTACAGGATGGAGGGTCCAGTGTTGGGAATCTTCACTTCAACCTGTTGTTCTTCATCCAATATTTGGAAATCCTGCTTCTAGTTTTGGTGGGCAACCACCTATGCAGACAGTGTGGTTAACTAGAGTTAATAAAAGCATTCCACCAACAGACGATTTAAGGAACCCTCAAACCTGTTCTGCTAAGCCAATGATATCTGATGAACTAAACTCGTCAGACTCCAGTGTTGAGAGAGCGAATAGGCTCAGCTTCGATCCCTATGATCTCCCAAATGATGTTAGACAGTTAGCTCAAATTGTGTATTCTGCTCATGGAGGAGAGGTTGCTGTTGCTTTTCTTAGGGGTGGAGTACACATATTTTCTGGTGCAAACTTCAATCCTGTTGATAGTTATCATATAAATGTGGGTTCAACCATTGCTGCACCTGCTTTCTCATCCACCAGCTGCTGTTTAGCCTCTGTTTGGCATGACACAATCAAGGACCGGATGATACTGAAGATAATTCGTGTTCTTCCCCCTGCTATTGGTTCCTCACAATCTAAAGTCAACTCAGCTACTTGGGAACGAGCTATTGCTGATAG GTTTTGGTGGAGTCTTTTAGTCGGGGTTGATTGGTGGGATGCTGTTGGCTGCACACAAAGTGCTGCTGAGGATGGTATTG TGTCTCTTAATAGTGTGATCGCTGTCTTGGATGCGGACTTCCATTCTCTACCATCTATTCAACACAGGCAACAACATGGTCCT AACCTTGATAGGATAAAATGCAGGCTTTTGGAAGGTACAAATGCTCAAGATGTTAGAGCACTTGTATTGGATATGCAAGCAAGATTATTACTGGACATGTTGGGTAAGGGAATTGAATCTGCTCTTATAAATCCTGCAACCTTGTTACTTGAACCTTGGCAAGCATCCGGTGAGACATTATCTGCCATTGATGCTGACAAAATGGTTGTTGAGCAAGCTTTGGTTTCAAGCATACAG GCATATGTTGATGCTGTCCTTGATCTAGCTTCACATTTCATCACACGCTTGCGTCGTTATGCTAGTTTTTGTCGTACTTTGGCTAGTCATGCAGTTGGAGCTTCCTCTGGTGCTAGTGGTGCACGTAGTATGGTGGCAAGCCCCACCCACAGTTCTACCTCTGCAACAAGTCAGG GTTCCCAAAGTGGAGTTCCAAGTGCAAGTGGAAATTCTCAAATGCAAGCATGGGTTCAAGGTGCCATTGCTAAAATCAGCAACAATGCTGATGGAGGATCCTCGACTGCTCAAAATCCGATCAGTGGGCCATCTTCCTTCATGCCCATTAGCATCAATACTGGGACTTTTCCTGGAACACCTGCCGTCAGGCTTATTGGAGACTGCCATTTTCTTCACAGGCTATGCCAGTTGTTGCTTTTTTGTCTAATATTCCGCCGAAGGCAATCACCACGTTTTATAGGAAACTTTCAGAAGAACCCAGACTCTAGCTTGCAGAAAGCCCAGCCTGTTTTTAATGGAAAAGTAGATGATAGCAGTGCAATATCCAGACCAACTATTGGAGTTGCAAAAACTGAAGAAGGCCAGGCAGTTAGGTCTGGACAATTGATTGTTGGAGCAAAGGGGCTTGAAGAAGGCTCTACCAACAAGTCTGTAAGGTTTGGTTCTGGTAATGCAGGGCAAGGCTACACATCGGAGGAG GTGAAGGTACTTTTTCTCATTCTGGTAGATCTCTGCCGAAGAACAGCTGCCCTTCAGCACCCACTGCCTGCTTCTCAGGTTGGTGCAAGCAATATAATCATACGGTTACACTATATTGATGGGAACTATACCGTGCTGCCTGAAGTTGTTGAAGCATCACTTGGGCCACACATGCAG AATATGCCTCGTCCCAGGGGAGCTGATGCTGCTGGGCTACTACTCCGTGAGCTAGAATTACACCCTCCAGCTGAAGACTGGCATAGACGGAATATGTTTGGTGGTCCCTGGTCAGATCCAGATGATCTTGGTCCTTTGGATAACACACTGAAACCTAAGCTAGGTGGCTCTTTGAGCTCCTCTATAACTAATTTTGTAGAAGGTCACAATGACTATTCTGGAGCCCAGGGCCTCTGGCCGAGGAAGCGTAGGTCCTCCGAGAGGGATGCAGCATTTGGATTGAAGACCTCTGTGGGCCTTGGATCTTATCTGGGTATTATGGGATCTCGAAGGGATGTCATTACAGCTGTTTGGAAAACCGGTCTTGGAGGAGTATGGTACAAG TGCATAAGATGTTTGCGTCAGACTTGTGCATTTGCGCAACCTGGTGATCCCAATCCTCAGAACGAACGTGAAGCATGGTGGATCAGCCGTTGGGCTCATGGCTGTCCGATGTGCGGTGGCGCATGGGTCCGAGTAGTGTAG
- the LOC135631687 gene encoding LIM domain-containing protein PLIM2b-like, protein MSFSGTLDKCKACEKTVHFIDLLSADGVIYHKSCFRCSHCNGTLSMCNYSSMEGVLYCKPHFEQLFKETGTFTKKFPTGIKAGERNELSKTPSKFSSMFSGTQDKCASCKKTAYPLETLTMEGESYHKTCFKCSVGGCTLTPSSCAALNGILYCKHHFARLFMEKGSYSHVIQAALMKQNAAEQPI, encoded by the exons ATGTCTTTCAGCGGCACCCTCGACAAATGCAAGGCATGCGAGAAGACCGTCCATTTCATAGATCTCTTGTCCGCTGATGGAGTCATCTATCACAAGTCCTGCTTCAGATGCAGCCACTGCAATGGGACTCTCTCG ATGTGCAACTACTCTTCCATGGAGGGTGTCCTCTACTGCAAGCCTCATTTTGAGCAGCTGTTCAAGGAGACAGGCACCTTCACCAAAAAGTTCCCAACAG GGATAAAGGCTGGAGAGAGGAATGAACTG TCTAAAACGCCAAGCAAGTTCTcctccatgttcagtggaactcaGGACAAATGTGCAAGCTGCAAGAAAACAGCGTACCCCCTGGAGACG CTGACCATGGAGGGAGAGTCGTACCACAAGACCTGCTTCAAGTGCTCCGTGGGAGGCTGCACCCTCACGCCTTCGTCCTGCGCTGCACTCAACGGCATACTTTACTGCAAGCACCATTTTGCTCGGTTGTTCATGGAGAAGGGAAGCTACAGCCACGTGATCCAGGCGGCTCTGATGAAGCAGAACGCGGCCGAGCAGCCCATCTAA
- the LOC103974780 gene encoding actin-depolymerizing factor 1 isoform X1: MESEIDLIGLELLGQRARKPKLSVSSDVSACKCFEEVVVPSSSVESSPSSLFLLTSFDASSFQGQLAFLSSPFNPFRLPSSSSFLNLHWPALSSPLLPHPREAMANAVSGMAVHDECKLKFLDLKAKRNYRFIVFKIDEKIQQVTVEKLGQPDETYDDFTASLPADECRYAVFDFDFVTDEHCQKSKIFFISWAPDTSRVRSKMLYASSKDRFKRELDGIQVELQATDPSEMSIDIVKGRAL; encoded by the exons ATGGAATCAGAAATAGACTTGATAGGATTAGAATTGCTGGGTCAAAGGGCCAGAAAACCAAAATTAAGCGTTAGCTCGGACGTGTCGGCATGCAAGTGCTTTGAGGAGGTCGTCGTCCCCTCGAGCTCCGTCGAATCCTCTCCTTCCTCCCTTTTCCTCCTCACAAGCTTCGACGCCTCCTCATTCCAAGGACAACTCGCCTTCCTCTCCTCCCCCTTTAATCCCTTTcgccttccttcttcctcctcctttctcaATCTTCACTGGCCagctctctcctctcctctcctcccccaTCCAAGAGAAGCCATG GCGAATGCGGTCTCGGGAATGGCGGTGCACGACGAGTGCAAGCTCAAGTTCTTGGACCTGAAGGCGAAGAGGAACTACCGGTTCATCGTCTTCAAGATCGACGAGAAGATACAGCAGGTGACGGTGGAGAAGCTGGGCCAACCCGACGAGACCTACGACGACTTCACCGCCTCCTTGCCGGCCGACGAATGCCGCTATGCCGTCTTCGACTTCGACTTCGTCACCGACGAGCACTGCCAGAAGAGCAAGATCTTCTTCATATCCTG GGCACCTGATACCTCGAGGGTGAGGAGCAAGATGCTCTACGCCAGCTCCAAGGACAGGTTCAAGAGGGAGCTCGATGGGATTCAGGTGGAGCTGCAAGCAACCGACCCCAGTGAGATGAGCATCGACATTGTCAAAGGGCGAGCTCTATAA